One part of the Microlunatus elymi genome encodes these proteins:
- a CDS encoding arginase family protein, giving the protein MTDPGLVLRDGVEAKEIVVEQLAAAVKIIREHGPTKIITLGGECSVSVAPFTALAGRYGDDLAVVWIDSHPDVGQSDYPGYHAMAVSAITGHGDPDVLAQLPATVAPDRVALTGLHAWTDDDYPHLAEWGLASLAPDQLRETSEPLLRWLEQTGCSRVAIHFDVDTIDSTEQVYGLGAEPDGLTDAQVKRLIADLNRTADVVGLTIAEFIPRQVMHLQRLADGFPLLG; this is encoded by the coding sequence ATGACCGATCCTGGTCTGGTGCTGCGGGACGGTGTGGAGGCCAAGGAGATCGTCGTCGAGCAGTTGGCCGCTGCGGTGAAGATCATCCGGGAACACGGTCCGACCAAGATCATCACGCTGGGCGGCGAATGCTCGGTCAGTGTGGCGCCCTTCACCGCGCTCGCCGGCCGCTACGGAGATGATCTTGCCGTCGTCTGGATCGACTCCCATCCCGATGTCGGGCAAAGCGACTATCCCGGCTACCACGCGATGGCGGTGTCCGCGATCACCGGGCACGGCGACCCGGACGTGCTGGCCCAGCTGCCCGCGACCGTCGCTCCGGACCGCGTTGCGCTCACCGGTCTGCATGCGTGGACCGACGACGACTATCCGCACCTCGCCGAATGGGGACTGGCATCATTGGCTCCCGATCAGCTGCGAGAGACGAGCGAACCGCTGCTGCGCTGGCTTGAGCAGACCGGCTGTTCACGCGTCGCCATCCACTTCGACGTGGACACGATCGACAGCACCGAACAGGTGTATGGGCTCGGCGCCGAGCCCGACGGTCTGACCGATGCCCAGGTCAAGCGGTTGATCGCCGACCTGAATCGTACGGCCGACGTGGTCGGGTTGACGATTGCCGAATTCATCCCCCGACAGGTCATGCACCTGCAGCGACTTGCCGACGGATTTCCCTTGCTGGGTTGA
- a CDS encoding FAD-binding oxidoreductase, producing the protein MTEVRTLTGWARTAPSAAEVIPAADLAIIRTTLDRARTQRRSNPGVARGLIARGLGRSYGDPAQNGGGTVLDMSAYRQIHSIDADTGLAVVDAGVSLDQLLRTAVRFGLWLPVMPGTRQVTIGGAIGSDVHGKNHHTAGSFGNHVRSVEVLTADGEVRTLTPDGDDQDLFWATVGGMGLTGIVLRATVALKNVPTAYFVVDSERTADLDETLALYNDGRDDDYDYSMAWFDSMSTGHRLGRAAFSRGSIAEVDQLPKKLRRNPLKFDAPQLITLPDLFPNGLANKITFGMISKVWFYKTRAHGRAQIQNLTSFYHPLDMIGEWNRAYGSRGFLQYQCLLPFDREDQLRAIVRRIAESGQVSFLNVLKRMGQANRAPLSFPRPGWTITLDFPIGAGLERLCDDLDAMVAEADGRLYLAKDSRMTPESFAAMYPRLDEWRKIRNAVDPDRVLVSDQARRLGL; encoded by the coding sequence GTGACTGAGGTACGCACGCTGACCGGATGGGCGCGAACCGCGCCGAGCGCCGCCGAAGTGATCCCGGCCGCCGATCTGGCGATCATCCGTACCACGCTGGACCGGGCAAGGACGCAGCGGCGCAGCAACCCTGGCGTTGCGCGCGGCCTGATCGCGCGTGGCCTGGGCCGCAGCTACGGCGACCCGGCGCAGAACGGCGGCGGCACCGTACTGGACATGAGCGCGTACCGGCAGATCCACAGCATCGACGCCGACACCGGGCTGGCGGTGGTGGATGCCGGTGTTTCTCTTGATCAACTTCTCCGCACGGCGGTCCGGTTCGGGCTGTGGCTGCCGGTGATGCCGGGCACCCGACAGGTCACGATCGGGGGCGCGATCGGTTCCGACGTACACGGCAAGAACCACCACACCGCAGGAAGTTTCGGCAATCACGTCCGTTCGGTGGAGGTGCTGACCGCCGACGGCGAGGTCAGGACCTTGACACCGGACGGCGATGATCAAGATCTTTTCTGGGCGACCGTCGGCGGCATGGGCCTGACCGGGATCGTGCTTCGTGCCACCGTGGCGTTGAAGAACGTGCCGACCGCGTACTTCGTGGTGGACAGCGAACGCACCGCCGACCTGGACGAGACGCTGGCGCTCTACAACGACGGCCGAGACGACGACTACGACTACTCGATGGCCTGGTTCGATTCGATGTCGACAGGTCACCGACTCGGCCGGGCCGCCTTCTCCCGCGGTTCGATCGCCGAGGTTGATCAACTTCCGAAGAAGCTGCGCCGGAATCCGTTGAAATTCGACGCACCGCAGTTGATCACGCTGCCGGACCTGTTTCCGAACGGGCTGGCGAACAAGATCACCTTCGGCATGATCAGCAAGGTCTGGTTCTACAAGACCAGGGCGCACGGACGTGCTCAGATCCAGAACCTGACCTCCTTCTACCACCCACTGGACATGATCGGCGAGTGGAATCGCGCCTACGGCAGCAGGGGATTCCTGCAGTATCAGTGTCTGCTCCCGTTCGACCGCGAAGATCAACTTCGTGCCATCGTGCGGCGGATCGCCGAGAGCGGCCAGGTCTCGTTCCTCAACGTGCTGAAGCGGATGGGGCAGGCGAATCGTGCGCCGCTGTCGTTTCCCCGTCCGGGGTGGACGATCACCCTCGACTTCCCGATCGGTGCCGGTCTGGAACGGCTCTGTGATGATCTTGATGCCATGGTCGCCGAAGCCGACGGCCGGCTCTATCTGGCGAAGGATTCCCGGATGACTCCGGAGTCCTTCGCGGCCATGTACCCGCGGCTCGACGAGTGGCGCAAGATCAGAAACGCAGTCGACCCGGACCGGGTCCTCGTCTCCGATCAGGCCCGCCGCCTCGGCCTCTGA
- a CDS encoding acyl-CoA thioesterase: protein MFQYQVPKRFTDLNAGGHVDHGVLIDYLQEARTEFLLSAPGPVPAMLDSGVLVTGHWVEYLAPIAYRTPTVDAEVWVDQVGGARFSISYRLSDDGVPVALARTFCVPYDLEVGELRRLAADERALLTQAVAEPVSVQPLGKVKPTELAQARPMPLRVRWADLDSYRHVNNVKFFDYFGQARLELIAGAGPLRPGDPWVVARQDLDYRLPIDFRREPYQVRTGVARVGTSSCEFVADIVDPADRRCFATARSVLVSVDEAGRPEPITEPVRKLLTARQASD, encoded by the coding sequence GTGTTCCAGTACCAGGTGCCCAAGCGCTTCACCGATCTCAACGCCGGCGGGCATGTCGATCATGGGGTGTTGATCGACTACCTGCAGGAGGCGCGGACCGAGTTCCTGTTGTCCGCGCCGGGGCCGGTGCCGGCGATGCTGGACAGCGGCGTGCTGGTCACCGGGCACTGGGTCGAATACCTGGCGCCGATCGCCTACCGCACACCGACCGTGGACGCCGAGGTCTGGGTCGACCAGGTCGGCGGCGCCCGGTTCTCGATCAGCTACCGGCTGAGTGACGACGGGGTGCCGGTCGCGCTGGCGCGGACCTTCTGCGTCCCGTACGACCTCGAGGTCGGCGAGCTGCGCCGATTGGCCGCCGACGAGCGCGCCCTGCTGACTCAGGCGGTGGCCGAACCGGTGTCGGTGCAGCCGCTGGGCAAAGTCAAACCGACCGAGTTGGCACAAGCCCGGCCGATGCCGTTGCGAGTCCGGTGGGCCGACCTCGACTCCTATCGGCACGTCAACAACGTCAAGTTCTTCGACTACTTCGGCCAGGCCCGGTTGGAGTTGATCGCCGGCGCGGGCCCGTTGCGGCCGGGTGACCCGTGGGTGGTGGCCCGGCAGGATCTGGACTACCGGCTGCCGATCGACTTCCGCCGCGAGCCCTACCAGGTGCGTACGGGGGTTGCTCGCGTCGGGACCAGTTCGTGTGAGTTCGTCGCCGACATCGTCGACCCGGCCGACAGGCGCTGTTTCGCCACAGCGCGGTCGGTGCTGGTGTCGGTCGACGAGGCCGGCCGACCCGAGCCGATCACCGAACCCGTACGCAAGCTGCTCACCGCCCGACAAGCGTCCGATTAG
- a CDS encoding NAD(P)-dependent alcohol dehydrogenase has protein sequence MTDLPTQQRRSLLIKPEVVRVEPADVPSPGPDQVLVEVSAVGICGSDVHYYEHGRIADFVVTEPLVLGHEASGVIRAVGSAVTDRTVGQRVALEPQETCGRCRQCQAGRYNLCPQVQFYATPPVHGAFAEYVVLESIRAHPIPDSLSDEAGALIEPLSVGVWANRKAAVEPGDRVLVTGAGPVGLLAADVARARGGWVAVSDTNDYRLQVAAQRGAHATVDVSQGSPRDQQGEFDVILECSGAAPAVQGAFESAAPAARVVLIGMGAATMELPVGLIQNRELWVTGVFRYANCYPAAIALAASGAVDLDSLVTARFGIEEVADALTALRRDPHTLKPVVYPRR, from the coding sequence ATGACCGATCTGCCGACCCAGCAACGTCGCTCGCTGTTGATCAAGCCCGAAGTGGTACGCGTCGAGCCGGCCGACGTGCCCAGCCCGGGGCCGGACCAGGTGCTGGTGGAGGTCTCCGCGGTCGGCATCTGCGGCTCCGACGTGCACTATTACGAGCACGGCCGGATCGCCGACTTCGTGGTCACCGAACCGCTGGTGCTCGGGCACGAGGCATCCGGGGTGATCCGTGCGGTCGGCAGCGCCGTGACCGATCGGACGGTCGGGCAGCGGGTGGCGCTGGAGCCGCAGGAGACCTGCGGACGTTGCCGACAGTGCCAGGCTGGCCGCTACAACCTGTGTCCGCAGGTGCAGTTCTACGCCACCCCGCCGGTGCACGGCGCGTTCGCCGAGTACGTGGTGCTGGAGTCGATCCGAGCCCACCCGATCCCGGACTCGCTGTCCGATGAGGCCGGTGCGTTGATCGAGCCGCTGTCGGTCGGCGTCTGGGCCAATCGCAAGGCAGCGGTCGAACCCGGCGACCGGGTGCTCGTCACCGGCGCCGGCCCGGTCGGCCTGCTCGCCGCCGACGTCGCCCGGGCGCGGGGTGGTTGGGTCGCGGTCAGCGACACGAACGACTACCGGCTGCAGGTCGCCGCCCAGCGCGGCGCGCATGCCACCGTCGACGTCAGCCAGGGATCGCCGCGCGATCAGCAGGGCGAATTCGACGTGATCCTGGAGTGCAGCGGCGCCGCGCCGGCCGTGCAGGGTGCCTTCGAATCGGCCGCACCGGCCGCCCGGGTGGTGCTGATCGGAATGGGCGCCGCGACCATGGAGCTGCCGGTCGGGCTGATCCAGAACCGGGAGCTCTGGGTGACCGGCGTCTTCCGTTACGCCAACTGCTACCCGGCCGCGATCGCGCTCGCCGCCAGCGGCGCTGTTGATCTTGATTCGCTGGTCACCGCGCGGTTCGGGATCGAGGAGGTCGCCGACGCGCTGACCGCGCTGCGCCGGGACCCGCACACCCTGAAGCCGGTGGTCTACCCGCGTCGCTGA
- a CDS encoding globin: MTSQDQTQQTFYELFGGAPTFEKLVHRFYQGVAGDPELRALYPEEDLGPAEVRLRMFLEQYWGGPTSYSEQRGHPRLRMRHLPYAVTPDQRDRWLRHMRDALDEVALPAEQDQLFWDYLTRAAHAMVNSFDGVAPLDAQSQPGLGLTVRPES, translated from the coding sequence ATGACCAGCCAGGACCAGACCCAGCAGACCTTCTACGAACTCTTCGGCGGCGCGCCGACGTTCGAGAAGTTGGTGCACCGCTTCTATCAGGGCGTGGCGGGCGATCCCGAGTTGCGGGCGCTCTACCCCGAGGAGGATCTGGGCCCGGCCGAGGTCCGGCTGCGGATGTTCCTGGAGCAGTACTGGGGCGGGCCGACCAGCTACAGCGAACAGCGCGGACATCCGCGGTTGCGGATGCGTCATCTGCCGTACGCGGTGACGCCGGACCAGCGGGACCGCTGGCTGCGGCACATGCGCGACGCGCTGGACGAGGTCGCACTGCCGGCCGAGCAGGATCAACTTTTCTGGGACTATCTGACCCGAGCCGCGCACGCGATGGTGAACAGCTTCGACGGGGTCGCGCCGCTCGATGCCCAGAGTCAGCCCGGGCTCGGTCTCACGGTCCGCCCCGAGTCCTGA
- a CDS encoding FAD-binding oxidoreductase: MFTESAGNKLSRRTLLGAGAAAALAVGASASNLPTAVAAGPKSADWAALAKQLDGRLLRPGQDAYYSALKTFDPRRDVQRPAGIVQAAGAGDVADALRFAVKFDLKPRPRSGGHSYVGASTGNGVLVVDCSRMTNIHYHSDKTVTISPGVRLGDLHDVLDRHGRTIPTGTCPTVGAAGLTLGGGIGVEDRLYGLTCDALTGATVIGPDGRTYQCSKDEHSDLFWALRGGGGGNFGVVTRLSYRSYPALPGEIFRLSWPSDDAHRVLTGWQHRLLGGMPKHAWANLHLDSSGGSVHPSITGVCWDSSATAEIKQLTSAIGRSPSGKQIWHESHAGAMSWFAGGSAGRKRQSWSAGSDIVGHKLYGSRADAIIRAVGSWNGSGSVAAIFDPFGGAMSPPSASATAFRWRDAIADVQWYVGLGSTSRANLDRAAAWLKRCHSAIGSASIGAYVNYLEPGRTHVSDYYGGNYQRLVAINKKYDPHNVFDSRYSLPG, from the coding sequence ATGTTCACCGAATCGGCTGGAAACAAGCTGTCCCGGCGTACGTTGCTGGGCGCCGGCGCGGCCGCCGCACTCGCCGTCGGAGCGTCCGCCAGCAACCTTCCGACGGCCGTCGCGGCCGGACCGAAATCGGCCGACTGGGCGGCGTTGGCCAAGCAGTTGGACGGACGGCTGTTGCGGCCCGGACAGGACGCGTACTACTCGGCGTTGAAGACGTTCGACCCGCGTCGCGACGTTCAGCGCCCGGCGGGCATCGTGCAGGCCGCCGGGGCCGGCGATGTCGCCGACGCGCTGCGATTCGCGGTCAAGTTCGACCTCAAGCCGCGACCGCGGTCCGGCGGTCACTCCTACGTCGGTGCGTCCACCGGCAACGGCGTCCTGGTGGTCGACTGCAGCCGGATGACCAACATCCACTACCACTCCGACAAGACCGTCACCATCAGTCCCGGGGTACGGCTGGGCGATCTGCACGACGTCCTCGATCGGCACGGCCGGACCATCCCCACCGGCACCTGCCCCACCGTCGGCGCCGCCGGGCTGACCTTGGGCGGCGGGATCGGCGTCGAGGACCGGCTGTACGGGTTGACCTGCGACGCGCTCACCGGCGCCACCGTGATCGGGCCGGACGGCCGTACTTATCAATGCAGCAAGGACGAACACAGTGACCTGTTCTGGGCGCTGCGCGGCGGAGGCGGCGGCAATTTCGGCGTCGTCACCCGGCTCAGCTACCGCAGCTACCCGGCGCTGCCGGGCGAGATCTTCCGGCTGAGTTGGCCCTCCGACGACGCCCACCGGGTGCTCACCGGCTGGCAGCACCGGCTGCTCGGCGGGATGCCGAAACACGCCTGGGCCAACCTGCATCTGGACTCCTCCGGCGGTTCGGTGCACCCCAGCATCACCGGCGTCTGCTGGGACTCCAGCGCCACGGCCGAGATCAAGCAGCTGACCTCGGCGATCGGCCGATCCCCTTCCGGCAAACAGATCTGGCACGAGTCCCACGCCGGTGCGATGAGCTGGTTCGCCGGCGGATCGGCCGGTCGCAAGCGCCAGTCCTGGTCCGCAGGCTCGGACATCGTCGGGCACAAGCTCTACGGCAGCCGTGCGGACGCGATCATCCGCGCGGTCGGCAGCTGGAACGGCTCCGGGTCGGTCGCGGCGATCTTCGATCCCTTCGGCGGCGCGATGTCGCCGCCGTCGGCGTCCGCCACCGCCTTCCGTTGGCGCGACGCCATCGCCGACGTCCAGTGGTATGTCGGCCTCGGCAGCACCAGCAGGGCCAATCTGGACCGAGCCGCTGCCTGGCTCAAGCGCTGCCACAGCGCGATCGGCAGCGCCTCGATCGGCGCCTACGTCAACTATCTGGAACCCGGCCGGACTCACGTCTCCGACTACTACGGCGGCAACTACCAACGGCTGGTGGCGATCAACAAGAAGTACGACCCGCACAACGTCTTCGACTCGCGCTATTCCTTGCCGGGCTGA
- a CDS encoding OsmC family protein, producing the protein MATVRKANAHWEGSLFEGSGTVELASSGIGSYPVSWPSRAEEANGKTSPEELIAAAHSTCFSMAFSNGLAQAGTPPTSLDTTAEVTFQPGEGITGIKLIVNGVVPGINAEQFAEAAQKAKEGCPVSQALAGTTITLEANLSE; encoded by the coding sequence ATGGCAACCGTACGCAAGGCCAACGCACATTGGGAAGGCTCGCTCTTCGAGGGCTCGGGCACCGTCGAGCTGGCGTCCTCCGGGATCGGCAGCTATCCGGTCAGCTGGCCGTCGCGCGCCGAGGAGGCGAACGGTAAGACCAGCCCGGAGGAGCTGATCGCGGCCGCGCACTCGACCTGCTTCTCGATGGCGTTCTCCAACGGACTGGCCCAGGCCGGCACCCCGCCGACCAGCCTGGACACGACCGCCGAGGTCACCTTCCAGCCGGGTGAGGGCATCACCGGCATCAAGCTGATCGTCAACGGCGTGGTGCCCGGTATCAACGCCGAGCAGTTCGCCGAGGCGGCGCAGAAGGCCAAGGAAGGCTGCCCGGTCAGCCAGGCGCTGGCCGGCACCACCATCACCCTGGAAGCAAACCTCTCCGAGTAG
- a CDS encoding mechanosensitive ion channel family protein has product MPDELTDEFLNSAWLLPVRIALIIIAAVIVRFIAHHMITKAVQTMVTDRSHPRRRTVPRKVAKKTKNGPTMTARIVATPGSGYDERRQQRIGALGSLGRSAVSIILLVIVGLVVLDQLGFPVATLLAGTSIIGIAVAFGVQTFLRDVISGIFMLIEDQIGMGDYIQISDVNGVVEDVGLRITQIRDDEGTVWYFRNGDISKVANYSQRSRSGNSPTTPADAEPENETPAP; this is encoded by the coding sequence ATGCCCGATGAGCTGACCGACGAATTCCTGAACTCCGCCTGGCTGTTGCCGGTGCGTATCGCGTTGATCATCATCGCGGCCGTGATCGTACGATTCATCGCTCATCACATGATCACCAAGGCCGTGCAGACGATGGTGACGGATCGTTCGCACCCGCGGCGGCGTACGGTGCCCCGCAAGGTCGCCAAGAAAACCAAGAACGGTCCGACGATGACCGCACGGATCGTGGCGACGCCGGGTTCGGGGTACGACGAACGACGGCAACAGCGGATCGGCGCCCTCGGATCACTGGGCCGCAGCGCGGTGTCGATCATCCTGCTGGTGATCGTCGGCCTGGTGGTGCTGGACCAACTCGGCTTCCCCGTCGCCACCCTGCTGGCCGGAACGTCCATCATCGGCATCGCGGTCGCGTTCGGCGTACAGACCTTCCTGCGAGACGTGATCTCCGGCATCTTCATGCTGATCGAGGACCAGATCGGGATGGGCGACTACATCCAGATCTCCGACGTGAACGGTGTGGTCGAGGACGTCGGCCTGCGGATCACCCAGATCCGCGACGACGAGGGCACGGTCTGGTACTTCCGCAACGGCGACATCTCCAAGGTCGCCAACTACAGCCAGCGCAGCCGGAGCGGCAACTCGCCGACCACCCCCGCCGACGCCGAACCCGAGAACGAGACCCCCGCTCCCTGA
- a CDS encoding dihydroorotase: MTELLIKGANLVTGGDDHENALPAGGQDILIKDGRYADPADASAEATVIDADGLTALPGLIDLHTHLREPGREDAETVESGTRAAARGGFAAVLAMANTNPVTDTAEAAAHIRTLGEKAGFAQVFPIGAVSKGLAGEELAELGLMARIGVRMFSDDGNCVSDSRLMRRALEYVRAFDGVIAQHSQDPRLAGRDACCHEGEISGRLGLAGWPSAAEATVIARDAELAKLTNSRLHVCHVSTAESVDVLAWAKKRGIKITAEVTPHHLLLTTAEVQGYDPTYKVNPPLRPDEDVAALRAALADGTIDAVATDHAPHARHDKEHAFADAAFGMLGLETALGVVIETMLNTGALDWDTLVQRTSIAPGRIAGLGSDLGMRPAYGQTAQLTVIDPQRRNPVDAAESFSLSRNNPWHGRELPDPVMITIADGRISYQRQ; the protein is encoded by the coding sequence ATGACCGAGTTGTTGATCAAGGGCGCCAACCTGGTGACCGGCGGCGATGATCATGAGAACGCGCTGCCGGCGGGCGGCCAGGACATCTTGATCAAGGACGGCCGGTACGCCGATCCGGCCGACGCGAGTGCCGAGGCGACCGTGATCGACGCCGACGGGCTGACCGCCCTGCCCGGCCTGATCGACCTGCACACCCATCTGCGCGAGCCGGGTCGGGAGGACGCGGAAACCGTCGAGTCCGGCACGCGGGCGGCCGCGCGGGGCGGGTTCGCCGCGGTGCTGGCGATGGCCAACACCAACCCGGTCACCGACACCGCCGAGGCCGCGGCCCACATCCGTACGCTGGGCGAGAAGGCCGGGTTTGCGCAGGTGTTCCCGATCGGGGCGGTGAGCAAGGGGCTGGCCGGTGAGGAACTGGCCGAACTCGGGCTGATGGCCCGGATCGGTGTACGGATGTTCAGCGACGACGGCAACTGTGTCAGCGATTCCCGGCTGATGCGGCGGGCCCTGGAGTACGTCCGCGCCTTCGACGGTGTGATCGCTCAACACTCCCAGGATCCTCGGCTGGCCGGCCGGGATGCGTGCTGTCACGAGGGTGAGATCTCCGGCCGGTTGGGGCTGGCCGGCTGGCCGTCGGCGGCAGAGGCGACGGTGATCGCTCGCGACGCCGAGTTGGCCAAGCTGACCAACAGCCGACTGCACGTCTGCCACGTGTCCACCGCCGAATCCGTCGACGTGTTGGCTTGGGCGAAGAAGCGCGGGATCAAGATCACCGCCGAGGTCACGCCGCATCACCTGCTGCTGACCACCGCCGAGGTACAGGGCTACGACCCCACGTACAAGGTCAATCCGCCGCTGCGCCCGGACGAGGACGTGGCAGCGCTGCGGGCCGCGCTGGCCGACGGCACCATCGACGCCGTCGCCACCGATCATGCTCCGCATGCCCGCCACGACAAGGAACACGCCTTCGCCGACGCCGCCTTCGGCATGCTCGGACTGGAGACCGCGCTCGGCGTGGTGATCGAGACCATGCTCAACACCGGTGCGCTGGACTGGGACACCCTGGTGCAGCGGACCTCGATCGCACCCGGAAGGATCGCCGGCCTGGGCAGCGATCTGGGCATGCGACCGGCGTACGGGCAGACCGCTCAGCTGACCGTGATCGACCCGCAGCGACGCAACCCCGTCGATGCGGCCGAGTCGTTTTCGCTGTCCCGCAACAATCCTTGGCATGGTCGGGAGTTGCCGGATCCGGTGATGATCACGATTGCCGACGGCCGGATCAGCTACCAGCGGCAGTGA
- a CDS encoding aspartate carbamoyltransferase catalytic subunit, with the protein MRHLLSAADLSLTDVGSILDLAEEMADVQHRSIKKLPALRGRTVVNLFFEDSTRTRSSFEIAGKWLSADVINISAKGSSVSKGESLRDTVLTVAAMGVDALVIRHAASGAPQQVTGWIDAQVINAGDGMHEHPTQALLDSFTLRKHFGADSGVDAFAGRRIAIVGDITHSRVARSNVILLKKLGATPILVAPPTLLPSGVDSWGCEVSHDLDQVITGVDAVMMLRVQRERMSGGYFPTPREYTVGYGLTRDRVAALKPGTAICHPGPMNRGLEISADAADAANSLILDQVAAGVAVRMSVLYHLLGGEGES; encoded by the coding sequence ATGCGACATCTGCTGTCCGCGGCCGACCTGAGCCTGACCGACGTCGGATCGATCCTGGACCTGGCCGAGGAGATGGCCGATGTGCAGCATCGGTCGATCAAGAAGCTGCCCGCGCTGCGCGGCCGTACCGTGGTGAATCTGTTCTTCGAGGACTCGACCCGGACCCGGTCCTCGTTCGAGATCGCCGGCAAGTGGCTGTCGGCCGACGTGATCAACATCTCCGCCAAGGGATCCTCTGTGTCCAAAGGGGAATCGCTGCGCGACACGGTGCTGACGGTGGCCGCGATGGGGGTGGACGCACTGGTCATCCGGCACGCCGCCTCCGGGGCGCCGCAGCAGGTGACCGGCTGGATCGATGCCCAGGTGATCAACGCCGGTGACGGCATGCACGAGCATCCAACCCAGGCTCTGCTGGACAGTTTCACCCTCCGTAAGCATTTCGGCGCCGACTCGGGTGTGGATGCGTTCGCCGGTCGGCGGATCGCGATCGTCGGCGACATCACCCACTCGCGGGTGGCGCGCAGCAACGTGATCTTGCTCAAGAAGCTGGGCGCGACGCCGATCCTGGTCGCGCCGCCGACGCTGCTGCCGTCCGGGGTGGACAGTTGGGGCTGCGAGGTCAGTCATGATCTTGATCAGGTGATCACCGGGGTGGACGCGGTGATGATGCTGCGGGTGCAGCGGGAACGGATGTCCGGCGGCTACTTCCCCACTCCGCGGGAGTACACCGTCGGCTACGGGCTGACCCGCGATCGCGTCGCCGCGCTCAAACCCGGCACCGCGATCTGCCATCCCGGTCCGATGAACCGCGGGCTGGAGATCTCCGCCGACGCGGCCGACGCCGCCAACTCGTTGATCTTGGACCAGGTCGCCGCCGGGGTCGCCGTCCGGATGAGTGTGCTCTACCACCTGCTCGGCGGCGAGGGTGAGTCGTGA
- the pyrR gene encoding bifunctional pyr operon transcriptional regulator/uracil phosphoribosyltransferase PyrR → MAHQILETNRGASGLVLAGIPRRGVPLAERLAVAIEAAEGVRVPVGALDITMYRDDLRSQPTRPVGHTRMPGDIDDAVVVLVDDVLFSGRTVRAALDALGDLGRPRAVRLAVLVDRGHRQLPVRADHVGKNLPTSADERVLVRLAETDGVNEVVITKATKTDPDAATPARTGSSEGAN, encoded by the coding sequence ATGGCGCATCAGATCCTGGAGACCAACCGCGGCGCGAGCGGTCTGGTGCTGGCCGGCATCCCTCGCCGCGGCGTCCCGCTGGCCGAGCGGCTGGCGGTCGCGATCGAGGCCGCCGAAGGGGTACGGGTTCCGGTGGGCGCGCTGGACATCACCATGTACCGCGACGACCTGCGCAGCCAGCCGACGCGTCCGGTTGGGCACACCCGGATGCCCGGCGACATCGACGATGCGGTGGTCGTGCTGGTCGACGACGTCCTCTTCTCCGGGCGTACGGTGCGGGCCGCGCTGGATGCGCTGGGGGATCTCGGTCGGCCGCGTGCGGTTCGGCTGGCCGTGCTGGTCGATCGCGGGCACCGGCAACTGCCGGTCCGCGCGGACCACGTCGGCAAGAACCTGCCCACGTCGGCCGACGAACGCGTGTTGGTCCGGCTGGCCGAGACCGACGGTGTGAACGAGGTCGTGATCACCAAGGCCACCAAGACCGACCCGGACGCCGCGACACCGGCTCGAACCGGCTCGTCGGAGGGAGCGAACTGA
- a CDS encoding TPM domain-containing protein, which produces MPAGDVVPATQPNVAGSDQRSAKPDLTDPFRPVHGVGPLTPHEIDRIERLAHSAERTCGVQFSVFVGPAGEQPRAYAVRLHSALPQAARSVLLLVDPTDRVLEIVSGSAVRRVLSDGDCRLAAASMQTSFVAHDIAGGLTAGIQQLANAAYEAPTMHTNEPI; this is translated from the coding sequence GTGCCCGCTGGTGACGTGGTTCCCGCAACACAGCCGAACGTGGCCGGCTCCGACCAGCGTTCGGCCAAGCCCGATCTGACCGACCCGTTCCGCCCGGTGCACGGCGTCGGGCCGCTCACGCCGCACGAGATCGACCGGATCGAACGGCTCGCGCATTCGGCCGAGCGCACCTGCGGGGTGCAGTTCTCCGTCTTCGTCGGCCCCGCCGGCGAGCAGCCGAGGGCGTACGCGGTTCGGCTGCACTCCGCGCTGCCCCAGGCCGCCCGTTCGGTGCTGCTGTTGGTGGATCCGACCGACCGGGTGCTGGAGATCGTCTCCGGCTCGGCCGTCCGCCGGGTGCTCAGCGACGGCGACTGCCGGCTGGCCGCCGCGAGCATGCAGACCAGCTTTGTCGCCCACGACATCGCCGGTGGGCTGACCGCTGGCATCCAGCAGTTGGCCAACGCCGCGTACGAGGCCCCGACGATGCACACGAACGAACCGATCTGA